GATAGGAGGTTACAAGATTGAGAGGGTAGTCTTGGGCGCGGAGATGGAAGAGATGGTGGGATTGAGATTGGCATTCTTCAACCTCAGGTTAGATAAGTTTTGTGGTAAATTTTTGTTTGGGTTTAACAAAGTGTTTttaaccttttctacatgtatTTATTAGTTTTCATGTATAGTTGTCTGAAGATAAAAACTTATCGATTATCTTACTATCAGTAGAattaaatatccagaaagctTTGCCCCTTGTTTGGTTTTGGCTATGGAAGAGCAGAAAGTGAAGAAATAATGATAAAAGGTACTTAATTAGGTACTTATCTCCTTGTTTTGTTTCAAATGTAAGTTATTCCAGTTATCATCTATTTTAATCGTACAGAGTACTATTAATTTCGAGTTTAGGAGTAGAGGAAGAAATGTTTTTAAAAGAAGCTGAATTGGGGCCTGAATGGTCGTCTAAATTGACAAGCTTTGATTATGAACCATTAGCTGCTGCAAGTATAGGACAGGTGATGTAGAGTTTTCAcattatttcattttttcttttatttcaatTAACATTGCTGCCAAGTATTAATATATTTTGTTCTTTTTATTTGTAATTACAATATGTTTTAGGTACATCATGCTGTCACGAAGGATGGCTTGGACGTTGCTATGAAAATCCAGTATCCTGGCGTTGCGGATAACATTGATAGTGACATCGATAATGTGAAACTGATTTTAGATTACACAAATCTGCTTCCAGAACAAATGTACATTGACAGTGCTATAAAAGTAAGTGATGTGTACATTATAATATGTTTTATGATCAATCTTGTTATAGTCAGCCGTGTCATCTTTTTTCTCCTTATATATAACAAATCCTTTCAATTTTACGTGTATATACAAGTCCTAATTACCTTCCTTGTGTCTTCATTTTGACCTTCACAATAACAACTGCAAATTTAGTTGGTCTTTTTGAATCTAGATTCTGAAATAGGCCCGACAAATCCTGTTTTTATATAAAACTGCGAGTTGATCTCAGATAGTCCCCTGTCTTATTCATCAAGATAGGTTAATCTCATTGTGGCTTGAGTAGAAATATGTTTGTAATCTATTCAAGGAAAAGCAGGAGTATAACTCTGAGAAAGAATCCAATGTTTTACCATATCGTGTATTCGTTTTGCACTTCAAATAAACATATTCAGTATTCCATTTGCAGTTCGATTATACATGTTTTGTATTCTTTTATTACAtcaattatattttaaaaaaaaaacttttcAGGTTTAACAAGATCTTAATTTCATTGCCTGGACATTTCCGACTCCTGTATGGAATTATCCATCGTTTCACTGGTATTGGTTGTATTAGTGCCTTTTTTATAGTACTATGCTAAAATATCTGTGCAGGTGGCTAAAGAAGAATTATCTCGTGAATGTGACTATGAATTGGAGGCGAATAACCAGAAAAGATTTCATGAATTGTTATCTAATACAGAAGGTTGTTATGTTCCCATGGTGATAGATGGTATACGGAGTAAAAGGATTCTAACTACCGAACTTGTTTCTGGTAAATCACTTTTCCTTCGCCATTAATTCTTGGGCCAGTATTAGTACATCtattttgataaattttaatGTGCAAGATGGATCTTTACATAGCTTCCACGTTTAAGACCTAGCATGTTGTACATTTTGATGGTGAAGGAGTTGTATATATATTTAACCTGTCGATTACTTAGTGATAGTCACATGTGGTCCAGTTATTTAAATACGTTTACTTTCTGGAGAGTCATTGTCATTTCTCTTTGTGATCATGTCTAATTACTTCTTGCTAATTTATTTGTAATTACTTTAATTTACACACATTAATATATTGTATGTTTATTCCAGATTGATGATTTTAACCTAAACTCTCCTCTTCGTTTCCTCTGGACCTTCCTGTCAATTGGTTAATCAACGAAATTAGTTGTAAATAGAACATATGTTAAAGCTATAGTAGTATTTTTATGTGTGTTGTAGGATGTCACCACACTAACTGATTGAACACTACTACTCGAGACATTTTGTATCATACTCTCATTTTCCCTTGTCTTTTTTGTATCAATTTTTGTACTGGGTTGTACAGGCTTTATTACGAGTTCATTCTAGAGGGTAAGGAACACCCAATAAATTGTAGGAAACTAGCAACTGAGAAGAAAAATTGGTTTCTAACTTCTGACAATCACGTAAGGGGTGAATCCTCAAATGTGCAAATTTTGCTGGACTATAATCAACTTCTAAAACAATATGGTGGGTTTATTCTTAATGTTTTTTTGATAATTAAACACTCTTCCCTCTTATTCCGTAAAGGAAGCGAAGGAGATACCACTAAACCTTAATGTGAGTGAGTGGCAAAAGGGGGCAGGGGTGTTGTAATGAATCTATAGTTCTTCAAATTTGTTATTAATTTCACCAACTTCTAACCAAATATGGTCAAATTTGTTATTAATTTCACCAACTTCTAACTAAAGACAATAAAGTCATatacaaatacatatatacaaataCATATAGTAACTTGAACTCGAATATTTTTACCAACTCAGcaatttatttttcattttattaacCTCCAATAACCTTGAAGTCTAAACGCAGACAGATATCTGGAGTGTTGGTGTCATTTTGTGAAAGTTAATTAATACTATGATTATTCCTGGAAGTTAATATATATTTACTAATTGGATTATGTGAATTGTAGGGAACGTGTGTTGGTGGATGGCCCTCGTGCTGGGAAACACATCCAAGCAGGTGTCAAGAAAGTTTATTATCACTTCACCAGCCAAATGAGTTGATATCTGAACATATGTCGTTGGAGTGAATATTAGCTAAGTTTTGTGAGTCAATTGTTCCATGTTCTCTATTAGTAGGGAGTGGGCTTCTGAAGGGTAGGGTCAAGTTTTGGATGTAAATTAGTTGGTTTAATTAGTTCATTTTGTTGTGATTTCCTTATATTGTAGACTTATGATGGTTGTAGTTGGTAGATTTTGAAGTTTTGAATGTAATAGTATTTGATGGGGGTTTGTAAAACTTGATTTGAAGTTTGGTTTGGATTGTTTATtttattgacttgtatgaaataCAGGTTTTATGGTATGTTCAATTTATAAACCAATCctatcaatttttttaaaaaaaaactgttaCATTAGGTACTTAAATTGGGGCCGCCTGTGGGACCCACCCATGGGGCCCCATTTTTTTAACAAATTCTAAatgcaaaggtaacatacatagtgtgatactatagacacagTTTGATGTTACATTTGACTGCTATTGTAACACAAATGTCAATGTTACACCAGGCCAAAAAGGATGTTACtttaggggccaaaggtaactcgaaaaaaagcaacttaatttttatgttaccttaggcctttttctggctgtggtaacacttttttgggcctgttgtaacattttcttggtgttgctgtaggccatttatggtgtagtgtcatattctttagaaaacacccaagatggaatATTTGATCtggagctagggcctgcttctccccctaagttcgtagactcttcctcatcatcatcttcatccccaaatatgtcttcagaaccaccagttccataatcaacatcatcaccagctgtgggtgGCATGGCTGAGATGCAATCTTTGGCTCTTTGCATGGAGGCTATTGTATGCACCAGATTTAGCATTCTTTCAGCAACCACATTGTcatgttcagctagaacttgataagttgaaacagggtgagtaaatgcctcagcttcataagaaacagaatctaagatagcttgatattcttgctgaattagttgtttcttttcagcctcattgacatccatcAACTCACtcacaatgggctcttcccaaatttcagtacctgcatttctcttattttccttattttattgcatcaagggctccccttggctcacaaCCCTCActttcacctactaaggtggaactcccctcatTTACTTTTGctaggctggaagaaatagcctgcataatTTCTCTATGTTCCTCTcatttttcctgagagcaactcagcctctcactctgttcactcccttccctcaatcctaggagtgattgtacaactactaactcatctacacttgtaacaattgttgaaaattcagcttctgtagtgagtaccgacggatgaggaacatccatcggggtagtagttaggatagccgacggatgactgatGTTAGGCacatctgtcgggatacaatcactagccgaCGGATGAACAAGATCCATCGAAGTAGAAGAAAATATAGAtttggagtagaaactattatggactctgtgcagattgatgaacATTTGGGCACAgaagtctcaacagttcctgaaagaattggcaagtgagccaagaaatcatctagaagatgatgcttaCTTGTACTGagttttggcttctccaacagagttaaagaaggagaattagggattgatgtgtgaatcatatccacatccagagaattggtgggagagttttgtgtgtttggtgcttctattgttaaatattttggctgtgactctacatttattggagccacatcaagctgaatttgagatggtgccgtgactgggtctttagctgcagtttgcactgtgtatgatccctgtgcatccctaaGTTTTCTAGCTTTCTTCTTTCTTGTTTAAGTTTGGGGTGaatctgtgtccctaacccttttggcttgtgctcctggttgggagcttgtttcaatagtaacatccttttgggaggatgaaactagagatgtgctaatttccttattaagcaccatagtttgttgggaaactgtggtgtggctaggtttgggtacactcacctcaccatccttattcttagggtttcttttatgtacaccctgtccctcaccacccttcacactcccctctttggttttggtagatattgaaactggtatcttttgagagacaccaaagtgtggtttctttgatttggattttgaaattttggattttgtggcttaggTTGGCATATGTTAGGTCAgtgacacagatgccatagccacagtcaatggCAAAGAAACTTGAGAGATGGAAGGAGTAGAgacagaagtgtttacctcacttacctgagggccctccatgataggcAAATAAACAAAGGGCACTTCCTTGTGATGATCAGCCCTATTTAAATCTGTAAttactcttctttcttgaacccaacaatccagtttgttggttgggttctcaatcacaagatcctcacaaatatggttagcaataatcatacGGAATCTAGAATAATAAACATTCCTAGATCTCTTTtcaatctcccctaacttgtagcctaactcaaacatgacAACAACACTAAAATTATAGTAAGTATTATTAACCAGCATGTTAAGCATAGTAGTATTGAAAGAATCAAAGTTAtttattttaccagaaaacactttggtaactacatcacacagaaaactccactctttcctaagacctagcctcctaatctcacttaacttagtggtgggaagtgcatagccaatagtattaagcaagttaactaattcagcatctgtgtgtggtttagtagtagtgttatcaggaattttaaaacatgcttgaatagtgtcactattaatgcaaaattccttacctttaatggtgagagTTATAGTTTTGTCAGTTTCTTGATACACAGTagtagtccacatctcctccacaacttcacaatagattgtgggtgattccaacatggaATAACTGAGCTTGCATCTCTTCATAAAATCCATTATTTTGTGATAATCCTCAGAGGCtggaatttctttgttcacaagagctacgaaattgttcttctcataaattaATCCTGactaagacatgattttgactactggtgctattgttaaagcaaggaaatttgcagagagaaagatgattttgctttgaggaagaagagagcagttaattgtatttgagaaagataaaagctaaaataaactttaagtaaggcttttatgtattcttagataaaatgggataaaatttaaagataaaaattaaagacccaatgagaatttcccaaaatagccgtttaaaagtaaaaataaattgtcaaaattctatcaattatccatcatgatatacttacagactgtaagtatatctgatggataatgttcagaactttaacggctaagatgtagacaattcaacgaatgagaataaagcaattatccgtcaggtttaaaataatccaaaaaagtaattgatttttatcaagctattctatttcgacggatgatcaaattcaatggataagaaacatccgtcgagatgtaaaatttgacttagccaaattttcatccaaaatagaaaaatcaattaaatttctggctgcattacaacttgcaaaattatcagatataatttaagaataattaagcatacctaactcacttaccaacctagagaaggtggtgtcatcaagtggcttggtaaagatatctgcaagttgcttctcacttggaacaaaatgaagttccacagtaccactcattacatgttccctaataaagtgatacttgatgtctatgtgctttgttcttgaatgttgtagTGGATTTTCggtaatggcaattgcacttgtgttatcacagaaaatagaaattatgtccacttgcagaccatagtccaacaattggttttttatccatagaatttgtgcacagcaactaccagtagcaatatattcagcctcagctgtacaagtagagactgaattttgctttttactgaaccaggatactagcttatttcctagaaattgacaggttcctatagtgctttttctatcaatcttGCACCCTGCacaatctgcatctgaataacaagttagatcaaaaccagaatctttagggtaccaaatgccaagttttggtattcccttgagatatctgaaaattttctttatagctattaaataagattctctaggatcagcctgaaatctagcacaaagacaagcagcaaacattatatctggcctactagctgttaaatacaaaagtgagccaaccatgcctctatagcttgaaatatccacagacttttcagtagtgtttaattcaagtttacttgcagtggccatgggagtttttgcagatgtgcaatccattagatcaaacttctttaaaagatcataaatataattggtttaactaatgaatattccatcactaacttgcttaacttgtaaaccaagaaagtaagtaagttctcccatcatgctcatttcatacttactttgcatcaatttgacaaattttttgcaaagtttttcatttgtagagccaaatataatatcatctacataaatttgaacaagtatactagagccattaacatttctaaagaatagagttttgtcaacagtacctcttgtgaagtgattttctaaaaaaaaaactttgacaaagtatcataccaggctctaggtgcttacttcaatccataaagtactttcaaaagatagtagacatattctggaaaatttgggtcttcaaaactaggaggctgactgacatatacttcctcctccaaatctccattcagaaaggcactttttacatccatttgatagactttgaaattggcatgtcctgcataggctaagaaaattctgatagcttcaagtcttgcaacaggagcaaaagtttcatcaaaatctattccttcttgttgataatagcccttagcaaccaatctagctttgttcttgacaactataccattttcatccatcttgttacTGAATACTCACTttgtgtcaattggattctttcctttaggcttgggtaccagctttcataccttgctcctttcaaattggtttagctcctcctgcatagctagaacctaatcaggatccaacagagcttcttctaccttctttggttcttcctctgagagaaagctgctatatagacattcttctcgagttgcttttcttgtttgaattctagaagatgcatcaccaatgatgagctcaaaagggtgatctctagtccactttctctgttgtggtagattagctcttgatgaagaggccgcatcattgtcttgatgtgtaactgaatttttattagaagaaactccccctaagtttatgaatctttgatttgaagaagaagttctttttgtaagtgatctattttgactctcatcttctctcattgttccgaaGGATGATGaactttgtatctcgacggatggAGTTGATTTtctaccgacggatgatgcattatgtaactcgactgatgctgaattttgtgcatcattggagatagacttttctgcattatccttagccactatttcttgatcactatcatcatcattgt
This sequence is a window from Apium graveolens cultivar Ventura chromosome 9, ASM990537v1, whole genome shotgun sequence. Protein-coding genes within it:
- the LOC141683061 gene encoding protein ABC transporter 1, mitochondrial-like — protein: MIKGVEEEMFLKEAELGPEWSSKLTSFDYEPLAAASIGQVHHAVTKDGLDVAMKIQYPGVADNIDSDIDNVKLILDYTNLLPEQMYIDSAIKVAKEELSRECDYELEANNQKRFHELLSNTEGCYVPMVIDGIRSKRILTTELVSGNVCWWMALVLGNTSKQVSRKFIITSPAK